From the genome of Platichthys flesus chromosome 10, fPlaFle2.1, whole genome shotgun sequence:
CCCCGGTGTACAACCTGTTAGATAATATCCAACCTGAATGCATGAAATCGCGAGGCAGCAGACGCCTGCAACGTCTCTTTAGACAAACTGCAGAGCGTCGGATGAGTGTGGAGGCTGAGAGCGAGGGAACATACACATCTCATTTAGATTAATGAGAGGCTGTGCACTTGGCCGCCGAATGTTATGATCACGCTGTTTGAGGAGTGGCTTTTCTAACCGGATGAACAATATAATTTCGCGAAGGTGGCGCGTTCAGGTCTCTTATTATTTCAGCCACTGTGCAATATTAAAATTCCCACACATTTAATTCTCTAAATACATGGTTTGCAAATGTAGGAAGGCGAGGACACACCCTGGAGTAAATGGTATGGGCCTCAAATGGACTTCACCTACCTGAAAACATGGGCAAATTACACTGTGTGAAATGCTCATGTTTTCTGGTTATTTTGTTGGTTATTTTAATTGACGGTTTGTTAGAATTCACTTGATCATACAGTAAGAGGGCAAAGGCCAAGTATTTGCTGAAGTGCAGTTTATGTTGTGAGTGCAGAGTTGTCTGTTGAGTCTGTGCGTGCGTTTTAGTCCTTGcttcacctgcaggaggagctgtggCTCGCTGCAGCCTCTCTGGAGCAGAAGAGAGagatccctctctttctccttcagtGGCATGAATAATATCCCCAGTGCTGGAGAGAGAGCACATCAAGAGGCAAACGGcaaagggaaagagagatagCAGCCAGCGTGACAGATTAGAGCGTGGCAGAACTTGTCTCCCTGACTGACTGCACCGTAGGAGAGAGAGCAAGTGCACCAGAGTGACAGGCTATAGGCttctgcctgcacacacacacacacatacacacacacacgcacacagacacacacacacaaatctacaGACCCCTCAGCTCAGCTGCACCAGAAGAAGTTCAGAGAGAAGACTGACCTCAAGAAGGTACAGTATGAGTTTGCGTCTTAACCCTGGGAATCATATCTCTATATATCTGACACATCATGAGGCAGTCAGCTGTGTTGCGCTCACTTGATGCTCCACTTTGTTTTCCAGGTGGTTCGGGGGAAGTTTTGGATTCACTCGACTGTTATGGCTTTCCTCACACTGAGGCTTCTCGTCCTGTAGAGGATTCCTGTGCGTCTCCAGTCGCGAAGCAGAAGTCGTCTCGTGCTGTCAGCCtgagggaggatggagaagcTGTCAGAAAAGGACAAGGAGCTGATACGAGGCAGCTGGGAGAGCCTGGGAAAAAACAAAGTTCCTCATGGTGTCATCATGTTTTCCAGGTAATGTCCTTCTCACTCAGTCGGATGTAGAGAGAATAAGACCGTAAAGTGACTTGAACAAAGAAGAAAGCATTTCACGATTGTTATTCTCTGCAGTTAACccattaattaaatgtattctaATAACATTTTATACCTGAGTGATAGGGTATTGCAATTGTTTTGCTGTTTCTTGATATACTGTGATGTTAGAACATGTAAAACAGGCGTTTAAAGAGGATCACGCTAAATCCTTCGCTGCACACTTTCACCGTGCAGACACCGGAGGCTTGACTTGTTGCTTGGCGACAGACTGCAATAATCCACAATTTACTTTGAGATAGCTGCCGTTAAATCACACGCTGGCAGGAGAGATGCATGATTTGTAGATTGATTCTGGGTCCGTGTGGATGTTTGGCAAGCCCGTCCTGTCCGTATACACCTATAGAAAAGTGTGGTATTTGTCTGTGGTAGACTGTTTGAGCTGGACCCCGCGCTCCCAAGTCTTTTCCACTACAACACAAACTGTGGCTCCACACAAGACTGCCTCTCCAGCCCCGAGTTCCTGGAACATGTCACCAAGGTGAGCTCTGTGCACCGCAGCGACCGCGACAAGTATACACACATTCCAAGTCTCGGCTGAAGCAGGTTTTAAACActtgtgcatgtgcgtgtgtgtgtgtctgtgtccaccAGGTGATGCTTGTGATCGATGCAGCGGTCAGCCACCTGGACGACCTTCACACCTTGGAGGACTTTCTGCTCAACCTCGGCAGGAAGCACCAGGCGGTGGGAGTCAGCACACAGTCATTTGCTGTAGGACCAACATCACAACACGACTCTCAAGAAACAATTTCACAAGGGAATGATCTGTGAGAAAAATATgtttccgtgtgtgtttgttttgacttGTGCAGGTGGTGGGTGAGTCCCTTCTCTACATGCTGCAGTGCAGTCTGGGCCAGGGCTACACGGCGCCGCTGCGTCAAGCCTGGCTCAACATGTATAGCATCGTGGTAGCAGCCATGAGCCGAGGGTGGGCCAAGAACGGCGAGGACGAGGCCGACTGAGGCGCACAGCGGGAGCTGCCGAGCAGTTGCTCTCAAATCACTCAACATGGTTGCCATGGAATAAGGTTGTGTAACTTGCAGCATTGTGGCTTGGGCTGCTGTACATTTGCTCTGTGAGTGGGGTCGCGTAGTTTAGCGAATGTAGGGTGTGGTTACACTTTCGGAGCGACCTGTAGCAGAGTTTATTTTCTTGGCCGTGGATGTTTAGCTGCCAGGTGATGCTGTGGGGATCTGATCCAGTCCGCTCTGGTTCTCCTGAGGTTGGACCAGTAACCTTAGCTCCTCCCACTGAGAAAAAGGATCAAACAGTTTCGTCTCTTTGTTTATAATGgctttgatatatatatatatactcaaaTGATACCGGTGACTGTAGTGGTCTGTGTGCTGTATCATAAAAAGAGTTGCACAATTGTGAATCAGTAGATGTTTTATTTAGGCATCACACACTACTCAAACTGTGATGCTTACTGTGGCCAGCACGGCAGCTCTCTATCTAACTGGAACACAGTGGTACTTACAAATACACGCTCAAACCTTTGGGACAAAGCAATGTGATCTCACAGAAGGAAATCCTATCATCACAGTCATTACTGTGGTTTTAATGAATATTGCACATCATGACACCTCTTTTTATGTGTGTGACCTTGTTATCTAACATTTAACGTATTGATTATATAAGCAAAGCCCTCTGAGAGCTTTCCTCAGTGATCTATGACTGTTAAGGCGTCTGTGTGCACCTTTCTcgatattttgtgtgtgtgatgctctcTCATGCAGAGGTTGTGAATACTACGATAGGATTCAGCTGACTGTTAAACTCTAACCTATAGACTGTTATTTGACCTTTAGAGTGTAGATGTAGAGGGCACCGAGGAGGATGTATAACATTGTTGTCCCTTGGCTTTGGGTCTCCAGGTGTTGTTCGTACAAAGTAGTTTTGTTGTACTGTAGTCAATTATTTCAGTGATGATTATTTAACTTGTGTTGTCGTGGCTGCAAACAAAAACTGCCTCGGATTTAGAGGGGAAGATGAGAAGAGTTACACGTGGTTCTCCGATACAGGAAGTGAAATCAGGAGGGACAATCAGTTCTGCTCCATGAAACCAAGACAAACTTGGTTTTATTCCTAAATCATTTCTAGAGCCTGACAGATATGGATTTCTGTGGCCGATGCTGATActgatatttattaaaaaaatgactttggCAATGATTCTTACGAAAATTtgtatcaaacccttatgacaaaaaaatgtgactgaggttttatattttacaggtaaccataaactttattataaaaagctataaatatattaaacaaataCGGCCTAATAAATAGGACTTTAATaaggaaataaacataaattcaaatttgtttattttggatCTTCAGATATTGGCAAGTAAAAATGTTGATACCCGTATGACTGTAGTATTGGCCGATATTGGCCTTCCGATATATCAATCAGTATTTGATTTATTACCCACAGGACAAAATAATACAGAGCCACTGTGTGCTGACTCCG
Proteins encoded in this window:
- the ngb gene encoding neuroglobin gives rise to the protein MEKLSEKDKELIRGSWESLGKNKVPHGVIMFSRLFELDPALPSLFHYNTNCGSTQDCLSSPEFLEHVTKVMLVIDAAVSHLDDLHTLEDFLLNLGRKHQAVGVSTQSFAVVGESLLYMLQCSLGQGYTAPLRQAWLNMYSIVVAAMSRGWAKNGEDEAD